One Roseomonas sp. OT10 DNA window includes the following coding sequences:
- a CDS encoding ABC transporter permease, whose translation MNRNDWLRILAPTLLGVIFLGGWQWAVTAYQVPVYILPGPLTIAQTLVRDWGTLSVSLLTTLQITFAALVVAAGLGLLLAILFAQSRIIELSLFPYAIILQVTPIVAIAPLIIIWVDDVRVALLICAWIVAFFPILSNTTLGLNSADHNLLDLFRLYRASRWQVLTRLRLPSAMPYFLAGLRISGGLALIGAIVAEFVAGTGGRASGLAYRILEAGYQLQIPRMFAALVLVSGTGIAIYLVLSLVSHLLLRSWHESAMKREAP comes from the coding sequence ATGAACCGGAACGACTGGCTGCGCATCCTGGCGCCCACCCTGCTGGGCGTGATCTTCCTTGGCGGATGGCAATGGGCGGTCACCGCCTACCAGGTGCCCGTCTACATCCTGCCAGGCCCCCTCACCATCGCGCAGACCCTGGTGCGGGACTGGGGCACCCTCTCCGTCTCCCTGCTGACCACCCTGCAGATCACCTTCGCCGCACTGGTGGTTGCGGCGGGGCTGGGGCTGCTGCTGGCGATCCTCTTCGCCCAGTCGCGCATCATCGAGCTGTCGCTGTTTCCTTATGCCATCATCCTGCAGGTGACGCCGATCGTGGCCATCGCGCCGCTGATCATCATCTGGGTGGACGACGTGCGGGTGGCGCTGCTGATCTGCGCCTGGATCGTCGCCTTCTTCCCCATCCTGTCCAACACGACGCTGGGGCTGAACAGCGCCGACCACAACCTGCTGGACCTGTTCCGCCTCTACCGCGCCAGCCGCTGGCAGGTGCTGACCCGGCTGCGCCTGCCCTCCGCCATGCCCTACTTCCTGGCGGGGTTGCGAATCTCCGGCGGGCTGGCGCTGATCGGGGCCATCGTGGCGGAGTTCGTGGCCGGCACGGGCGGGCGCGCCTCCGGCCTCGCCTACCGCATCCTGGAGGCGGGGTACCAGCTCCAGATCCCGCGCATGTTCGCGGCGCTGGTGCTGGTCTCCGGGACGGGGATCGCCATCTACCTCGTCCTGTCGCTCGTCTCCCACCTG